A section of the Neisseria dumasiana genome encodes:
- the rplA gene encoding 50S ribosomal protein L1, with translation MAKISKRLKELRSSVEANKLYSIDDAIALVKKAATAKFDESVDVSFNLGVDPRKSDQVIRGSVVLPKGTGKTTRVAVFTQGANAEAAKAAGADVVGFEDLADEVKKGNLNFDVVIASPDAMRIVGQLGTILGPRGLMPNPKVGTVTPNVAEAVKNAKAGQVQYRTDKAGIVHATIGRASFAEADLRENFNALLDAIVKAKPAAAKGQYLKKVAVSSTMGLGVRVDTSSVN, from the coding sequence ATGGCTAAAATTTCTAAGCGTTTAAAAGAGCTGCGTTCTTCTGTAGAAGCGAACAAGCTGTACTCTATTGATGATGCTATTGCGTTAGTAAAGAAAGCAGCTACTGCTAAATTTGATGAGTCAGTAGATGTTTCATTTAACCTTGGTGTAGATCCCCGTAAATCGGATCAGGTGATTCGCGGTTCAGTTGTATTGCCTAAAGGTACAGGTAAAACAACCCGCGTTGCTGTATTTACGCAAGGTGCGAATGCTGAAGCCGCTAAAGCTGCAGGTGCAGATGTTGTTGGCTTTGAAGATTTGGCAGATGAAGTGAAAAAAGGCAACTTGAATTTTGATGTTGTCATCGCTTCTCCTGATGCAATGCGAATCGTTGGCCAGTTGGGTACTATTTTGGGTCCCCGCGGTTTAATGCCTAACCCAAAAGTAGGTACAGTTACTCCAAATGTTGCTGAAGCTGTTAAGAATGCCAAGGCAGGCCAAGTTCAATACCGTACAGATAAAGCTGGTATTGTGCATGCCACTATTGGTAGAGCTTCATTTGCAGAGGCTGATTTACGTGAAAACTTCAATGCGCTGTTGGATGCAATTGTTAAAGCTAAACCTGCTGCAGCTAAGGGTCAATACCTTAAAAAAGTAGCTGTATCAAGCACTATGGGTTTAGGCGTGCGTGTTGATACTTCAAGCGTGAATTAA
- the tuf gene encoding elongation factor Tu: MAKEKFERSKPHVNVGTIGHVDHGKTTLTAALTTILAEKFGGQAKGYDQIDNAPEEKARGITINTSHVEYETETRHYAHVDCPGHADYVKNMITGAAQMDGAILVCSAADGPMPQTREHILLARQVGVPYIIVFMNKCDMVDDAELLELVEMEIRDLLSSYDFPGDDCPIVQGSALRALEGDAAYKEKIFELAAALDSYIPTPERAVDKPFLLPIEDVFSISGRGTVVTGRVERGIINVGDEIEIVGLKETQKTTCTGVEMFRKLLDQGQAGDNVGVLLRGTKREEVERGQVLAKPGSITPHTKFKAEVYVLSKEEGGRHTPFFANYRPQFYFRTTDVTGAVTLEEGVEMVMPGENVTITVELIAPIAMEEGLRFAIREGGRTVGAGVVSSIIA; the protein is encoded by the coding sequence ATGGCTAAAGAGAAATTCGAGCGGAGCAAACCGCACGTAAACGTTGGCACCATCGGTCACGTTGACCATGGTAAAACCACTTTGACTGCTGCATTGACCACCATTTTGGCCGAAAAATTCGGCGGTCAGGCTAAAGGCTACGATCAAATCGACAATGCCCCGGAAGAAAAAGCCCGCGGTATTACCATTAATACTTCCCACGTTGAATACGAAACCGAAACCCGCCACTACGCACACGTAGACTGCCCGGGTCACGCCGACTACGTTAAAAACATGATTACCGGTGCCGCTCAAATGGACGGTGCCATCTTGGTATGTTCCGCTGCTGACGGTCCTATGCCCCAAACCCGTGAGCACATCTTGTTGGCACGCCAAGTAGGCGTACCTTACATCATCGTATTCATGAACAAATGCGATATGGTTGATGATGCCGAGTTGTTGGAACTGGTTGAGATGGAAATCCGCGACCTGTTGAGCAGCTACGACTTCCCGGGTGACGATTGCCCGATCGTACAAGGTTCTGCTTTGCGTGCCTTGGAAGGTGATGCCGCTTACAAAGAAAAAATCTTTGAACTGGCCGCTGCTTTGGACAGCTACATTCCGACACCTGAGCGTGCAGTTGACAAACCTTTCTTGTTGCCGATTGAAGACGTATTCTCTATTTCAGGCCGCGGTACAGTAGTAACCGGTCGTGTAGAGCGCGGTATCATCAATGTAGGTGACGAGATTGAAATCGTAGGCTTGAAAGAGACTCAAAAAACCACCTGTACCGGTGTTGAGATGTTCCGCAAGTTGTTGGATCAAGGTCAGGCAGGTGACAACGTTGGCGTACTGCTGCGCGGTACCAAGCGTGAAGAAGTTGAGCGTGGTCAAGTATTGGCTAAACCGGGTTCTATCACTCCGCACACCAAATTCAAAGCTGAAGTATACGTATTGAGCAAAGAAGAGGGTGGTCGCCATACTCCGTTCTTCGCCAACTACCGTCCTCAGTTCTACTTCCGTACTACCGACGTTACCGGAGCGGTAACTTTGGAGGAAGGTGTTGAAATGGTAATGCCCGGTGAGAATGTGACCATTACTGTAGAGCTGATTGCTCCGATTGCGATGGAAGAAGGTTTGCGTTTTGCGATTCGTGAAGGCGGCCGTACAGTTGGTGCAGGCGTAGTGTCTTCTATCATTGCTTAA
- the nusG gene encoding transcription termination/antitermination protein NusG, which produces MSKRWYVVQAYSGFEKNVQKTLKERISREGMDGHFGKILVPVEEVVDIKNGRKTISERKFFPGYVLIEMEMTDDSWHLVKSTPRVSGFIGGTANKPMPISQKEVDAILQQVQSGVEKPKPKVEFEVGQQVRVNEGPFADFNGVVEEVNYERNKLRVTVQIFGRETPVELEFNQVEKIL; this is translated from the coding sequence ATGTCAAAACGTTGGTATGTGGTGCAGGCTTATTCCGGCTTTGAAAAAAATGTGCAAAAAACCTTGAAAGAACGGATTTCTCGAGAGGGGATGGATGGTCATTTTGGAAAAATCCTGGTGCCTGTTGAAGAGGTTGTTGATATTAAAAACGGGCGTAAAACAATCAGTGAACGTAAATTTTTTCCTGGATATGTGTTGATTGAAATGGAAATGACCGATGATTCTTGGCATTTGGTAAAAAGCACGCCGAGAGTCTCAGGTTTTATTGGTGGTACCGCTAATAAACCTATGCCTATTTCACAAAAAGAAGTTGATGCTATTTTGCAACAAGTTCAGTCCGGGGTGGAAAAACCTAAGCCGAAAGTTGAATTTGAAGTTGGTCAACAGGTGCGAGTGAATGAAGGCCCATTTGCAGACTTCAATGGAGTTGTTGAAGAAGTTAATTATGAGAGAAATAAGTTAAGAGTAACTGTACAGATTTTTGGTCGTGAAACTCCGGTTGAGCTTGAATTTAACCAAGTAGAGAAGATCTTATAA
- the rplJ gene encoding 50S ribosomal protein L10, whose amino-acid sequence MSLNIETKKATVEEISNAIANAQTMVVAEYRGISVASMTELRANARKEGVYLRVLKNTLARRAVEGTSFAALADQMVGPLVYAASEDPVAAAKVLHQFAKKDDKIVVKAGSYNGNVLDVAQVGELASIPSREELLSKLLFIMQAPVSGFARALAALAEKNATEEAA is encoded by the coding sequence TTGAGTCTCAATATTGAAACCAAGAAAGCAACAGTAGAAGAAATTAGTAATGCTATTGCTAATGCTCAGACTATGGTAGTTGCTGAATATCGCGGAATCAGTGTTGCCAGTATGACTGAACTTCGTGCCAATGCTCGTAAAGAAGGCGTTTATCTGCGTGTTCTGAAAAACACATTAGCTCGTCGGGCTGTAGAAGGAACTTCATTTGCTGCACTGGCCGATCAAATGGTTGGTCCGTTGGTATATGCTGCATCTGAAGATCCTGTTGCTGCTGCAAAAGTACTGCATCAATTCGCGAAAAAAGATGACAAAATTGTTGTTAAAGCAGGTTCTTACAATGGTAATGTTTTAGATGTGGCTCAAGTAGGCGAGCTTGCTTCTATTCCGAGCCGTGAAGAATTGCTGTCTAAATTGCTCTTTATCATGCAAGCGCCTGTTTCTGGCTTTGCCCGAGCATTGGCAGCATTGGCTGAAAAAAATGCAACTGAAGAAGCTGCGTAA
- the rplK gene encoding 50S ribosomal protein L11: protein MAKKIVGYIKLQIPAGKANPSPPVGPALGQRGLNIMEFCKAFNAATQSMEPGLPIPVVITAFADKSFTFVMKTPPASILLKKAAGLQKGSSNPLTNKVGKITRAQLEEIAKTKEPDLTAANLDAAVRTIAGSARSMGLDVEGA, encoded by the coding sequence GTGGCAAAAAAAATTGTAGGCTACATTAAGCTGCAGATTCCTGCAGGTAAAGCCAACCCTTCTCCTCCTGTTGGTCCTGCGTTGGGTCAGCGTGGTTTGAATATTATGGAGTTTTGTAAAGCATTTAATGCTGCGACGCAATCTATGGAGCCTGGTCTGCCGATTCCTGTTGTGATTACAGCGTTTGCTGATAAATCATTCACTTTTGTGATGAAAACTCCTCCTGCTTCTATCCTTTTGAAAAAAGCTGCTGGTTTGCAGAAGGGTAGTTCGAATCCGTTAACCAATAAAGTGGGTAAAATTACTCGAGCTCAATTGGAAGAGATCGCAAAAACAAAAGAACCTGATTTGACTGCAGCTAATTTAGATGCGGCTGTGCGCACTATTGCTGGTTCTGCCCGTTCTATGGGCTTGGATGTGGAGGGTGCGTAA
- the rplL gene encoding 50S ribosomal protein L7/L12: MAITKEDILEAVGSLTVMELNDLVKAFEEKFGVSAAAVAVAGPAAGGAAAAEEKTEFDVILASAGDQKVGVIKVVRAITGLGLKEAKDMVDGAPKTVKEGVSKAEAEDIQKQLEEAGAKVEIK; encoded by the coding sequence ATGGCTATTACTAAAGAAGATATCTTAGAAGCAGTTGGTTCTTTAACCGTTATGGAATTGAATGACTTGGTTAAAGCATTTGAAGAAAAATTCGGCGTTTCTGCTGCTGCTGTTGCAGTTGCAGGTCCTGCTGCAGGTGGTGCCGCAGCTGCTGAAGAGAAAACTGAATTTGATGTGATCTTGGCTTCTGCCGGTGATCAAAAAGTAGGCGTGATTAAAGTTGTTCGCGCTATTACTGGTTTGGGCTTGAAAGAAGCTAAAGATATGGTTGATGGTGCGCCTAAAACTGTTAAAGAAGGTGTTTCTAAAGCTGAAGCCGAAGATATCCAAAAACAATTGGAAGAAGCCGGCGCTAAAGTCGAAATCAAATAA
- the rpoB gene encoding DNA-directed RNA polymerase subunit beta, whose protein sequence is MSYSFTEKKRIRKSFAKRANVLDVPFLLATQLDSYSKFLQLGKPFDQRSDDGLQAAFNSIFPIVSHNGYARLEFVHYVLGEPLFDIPECQLRGITYASPLRARIRLVILDKESSKPTIKEVRENEVYMGEIPLMTPSGSFVINGTERVIVSQLHRSPGVFFEHDRGKTHSSGKLLFSARIIPYRGSWLDFEFDPKDLLYFRIDRRRKMPVSILLKALGYNNEQILDTFYDKETFYLSKDGVQTDLIASRLKGETAKLDIVDKEGNVLVAKGKRITAKNIRDISNAGLKRLDVDPESLLAKVLATDLIVPDTGEVLATANEEITEELLAKLDIHGVEKVETLYINELDQGGYISNTLRTDETADQQAARVAIYRMMRPGEPPTEEAVELLFNRLFFNEDSYDLSRVGRMKFNTRTYEQKLSDAQADSWYGRLLNQTFAGAAEKGGFVLSVEDIVASIATLVELRNGHGEVDDIDHLGNRRVRSVGELVENQFRSGLARVERAVKERLNQAESENLMPHDLINAKPVSAAIKEFFGSSQLSQFMDQTNPLSEITHKRRVSALGPGGLTRERAGFEVRDVHPTHYGRVCPIETPEGPNIGLINSLSVYARTNEYGFLETPYRRVVDGKVTDEIDYLSAIEEGRYVIAQANAELDSDGRLTGDLITCREKGETIMATADRVQYMDVATGQVVSVAASLIPFLEHDDANRALMGANMQRQAVPCLRPEKPMVGTGIERSVAVDSATAIVARRGGVVEYVDANRIVVRVHDDEATAGEVGVDIYNLVKFTRSNQSTNINQRPVVKAGDVLQRGDVVADGASTDLGELALGQNMTIAFMPWNGYNYEDSILISEKVAADDRYTSIHIEELNVVARDTKLGAEDITRDIPNLSERMQNRLDESGIVYIGAEVEAGDVLVGKVTPKGETQLTPEEKLLRAIFGEKASDVKDTSLRMPTGMSGTVIDVQVFTREGIQRDKRAQSIIDSELKRYRQDLSDQLRIFDNDAFSRIERMIVGQKANGGPLKLAKGSDITSEYLASLPSKHDWFDIRLADESLAKQLELIKVSLQQKREEADALYEVKKKKLTQGDELQPGVQKMVKVFIAIKRRLQAGDKMAGRHGNKGVVSRILPVEDMPYMADGRPVDIVLNPLGVPSRMNIGQILEVHLGWAAKGIGERIDRMLAEQRKVGEIREFLNKLYNNSGKQENLDELSDEEILALAENLKRGATFASPVFDGAKENEIYEMLDLAYPSDDPEVEKLGFNNSKTQITLYDGRSGEPFDRKVTVGVMHYLKLHHLVDEKMHARSTGPYSLVTQQPLGGKAQFGGQRFGEMEVWALEAYGAAYTLQEMLTVKSDDVAGRTKMYENIVKGEHKIDAGMPESFNVLVKEIRSLGLDIDLERY, encoded by the coding sequence ATGAGTTATTCTTTTACCGAGAAAAAGCGTATCCGTAAGAGTTTTGCTAAGCGGGCAAATGTATTAGATGTGCCTTTTTTGCTGGCAACACAGCTGGATTCTTATTCGAAATTTTTACAGTTGGGTAAGCCTTTTGATCAGCGTAGTGATGATGGTTTGCAAGCTGCTTTTAACTCTATTTTTCCAATCGTTAGCCATAATGGTTATGCGCGTTTAGAGTTTGTGCATTATGTTTTGGGTGAGCCTTTGTTTGATATTCCCGAGTGTCAATTAAGGGGTATTACTTATGCATCTCCCCTTCGTGCGCGTATTCGTTTGGTTATTTTGGATAAAGAATCTTCCAAGCCGACTATAAAAGAAGTGCGTGAAAATGAAGTTTATATGGGTGAGATTCCTCTGATGACGCCCAGCGGTTCTTTTGTCATTAACGGCACAGAACGTGTGATTGTGTCTCAGCTGCATCGTTCTCCGGGTGTGTTTTTTGAGCATGACCGCGGAAAAACACATTCATCAGGTAAGTTGTTATTTTCTGCCCGTATTATCCCTTATCGCGGTTCTTGGTTGGATTTTGAGTTCGACCCTAAAGACTTGTTGTATTTCCGTATCGACCGCCGCCGTAAAATGCCGGTATCCATCTTGTTGAAAGCTTTGGGTTACAACAACGAACAAATTTTAGATACCTTTTATGACAAAGAAACGTTTTACTTGTCGAAAGACGGTGTTCAAACGGATTTGATCGCAAGCCGTCTGAAAGGTGAAACTGCAAAGCTTGATATAGTGGATAAAGAAGGCAATGTATTGGTTGCCAAGGGCAAACGTATTACTGCCAAGAATATCCGCGATATCAGTAATGCAGGCTTGAAACGTTTGGATGTTGATCCCGAAAGTTTGTTGGCCAAAGTGTTGGCAACAGATTTGATCGTGCCCGATACCGGTGAAGTTTTGGCTACGGCAAACGAGGAAATTACAGAAGAATTGCTGGCTAAGCTGGATATCCACGGCGTTGAAAAAGTGGAAACGCTATACATCAATGAACTGGATCAAGGCGGTTATATTTCCAATACGCTGCGTACCGACGAAACTGCAGATCAGCAAGCTGCCCGTGTAGCGATTTATCGCATGATGCGCCCCGGCGAACCACCTACCGAAGAAGCGGTAGAGCTGTTATTTAACCGCCTGTTTTTCAATGAAGACAGCTATGATTTATCTCGTGTGGGTCGTATGAAATTCAATACCCGCACTTATGAGCAGAAGCTTAGCGATGCTCAGGCAGATTCATGGTATGGCCGTTTGTTGAACCAAACTTTTGCCGGTGCAGCTGAAAAAGGTGGTTTTGTGTTGAGCGTGGAAGACATCGTTGCTTCTATTGCTACTTTGGTTGAGTTGCGTAACGGTCATGGCGAAGTGGACGATATTGACCATTTGGGTAACCGTCGTGTCCGTTCGGTAGGTGAATTGGTGGAGAACCAGTTCCGCAGCGGCTTGGCTCGTGTTGAGCGGGCAGTGAAAGAGCGTTTGAATCAGGCGGAATCTGAAAATCTGATGCCTCATGATTTGATTAATGCTAAGCCGGTTTCTGCTGCAATTAAAGAGTTTTTCGGTTCCAGCCAGTTGAGCCAATTTATGGATCAGACCAACCCGCTGTCGGAAATTACCCACAAACGCCGTGTGTCTGCACTGGGTCCGGGTGGTTTGACGCGCGAACGTGCGGGCTTTGAGGTACGCGACGTACATCCGACCCACTATGGCCGTGTGTGCCCGATTGAAACACCTGAGGGTCCGAACATTGGTTTGATTAACTCATTGTCTGTTTACGCACGCACCAACGAATACGGTTTCTTAGAAACCCCATACCGTCGTGTGGTGGATGGCAAGGTAACCGATGAAATCGATTATTTGTCTGCTATCGAAGAAGGTCGCTATGTGATTGCACAGGCAAACGCCGAATTGGATTCAGACGGCCGCTTGACCGGTGATTTAATTACCTGTCGTGAAAAAGGTGAAACCATTATGGCTACTGCCGACCGCGTTCAGTATATGGACGTGGCGACCGGCCAAGTGGTTTCTGTGGCTGCTTCTTTGATTCCTTTCTTAGAGCATGACGATGCGAACCGTGCCTTGATGGGTGCCAATATGCAACGTCAGGCCGTGCCATGCTTGCGCCCGGAAAAACCGATGGTGGGTACCGGCATTGAGCGTTCGGTAGCCGTGGATTCCGCTACTGCAATTGTTGCCCGTCGTGGCGGTGTGGTTGAGTATGTCGATGCTAACCGTATCGTTGTTCGCGTACACGATGATGAAGCGACTGCCGGCGAAGTGGGTGTGGATATTTACAACTTGGTGAAATTTACCCGCTCAAACCAATCAACCAACATTAACCAACGTCCTGTGGTGAAAGCCGGTGATGTGCTGCAACGCGGCGACGTCGTGGCCGATGGTGCTTCTACCGATTTAGGTGAATTGGCTTTGGGTCAAAATATGACTATCGCCTTTATGCCGTGGAACGGTTACAACTATGAAGACTCGATTCTGATTTCTGAAAAAGTGGCTGCGGATGACCGTTATACTTCTATCCATATCGAAGAATTGAACGTTGTGGCACGTGATACCAAGCTGGGTGCAGAAGACATTACCCGTGATATTCCGAACTTATCCGAGCGCATGCAAAACCGTTTGGACGAATCGGGTATCGTTTATATCGGTGCGGAAGTTGAAGCCGGTGACGTGTTGGTAGGTAAAGTAACGCCTAAAGGCGAAACCCAGCTGACACCAGAAGAAAAACTGTTGCGTGCCATTTTCGGTGAAAAAGCATCAGACGTAAAAGATACGTCATTGCGTATGCCTACCGGTATGAGCGGCACGGTTATCGATGTGCAGGTATTTACCCGCGAAGGCATCCAACGCGACAAACGTGCCCAGTCGATTATTGATTCGGAACTGAAACGCTACCGCCAAGATTTGAGCGACCAACTGCGTATTTTCGATAACGATGCCTTCAGCCGTATCGAGCGCATGATTGTCGGCCAGAAAGCCAACGGAGGCCCGCTGAAACTGGCCAAAGGCAGCGACATCACTTCAGAATATCTGGCATCGTTGCCGAGCAAGCACGATTGGTTCGATATCCGTTTGGCCGACGAATCTTTGGCTAAGCAGCTGGAGTTGATCAAAGTCAGCCTGCAACAAAAACGCGAAGAAGCCGATGCCTTGTATGAAGTGAAAAAGAAAAAGCTGACACAGGGCGACGAATTGCAACCCGGCGTACAAAAAATGGTGAAAGTATTCATCGCCATCAAACGCCGTCTGCAAGCCGGTGACAAAATGGCCGGCCGCCACGGTAACAAAGGTGTGGTATCGCGCATTCTGCCGGTGGAAGACATGCCTTATATGGCAGATGGTCGCCCCGTAGATATCGTATTGAACCCGTTGGGCGTACCGTCCCGTATGAATATCGGCCAGATTCTCGAAGTGCATTTGGGTTGGGCGGCAAAAGGTATCGGCGAGCGCATCGACCGCATGTTGGCCGAGCAGCGTAAAGTAGGCGAAATCCGTGAGTTCCTGAATAAACTCTATAACAACAGCGGTAAGCAGGAAAATCTGGACGAGCTGAGCGATGAAGAAATTTTAGCCTTGGCTGAGAATCTGAAACGCGGAGCCACATTCGCCTCGCCGGTATTCGACGGTGCTAAAGAAAACGAAATCTACGAGATGCTCGACTTGGCTTATCCGAGCGACGATCCCGAAGTAGAAAAACTCGGCTTCAACAACAGCAAAACCCAAATCACCCTTTACGACGGCCGTTCAGGTGAACCGTT
- the secE gene encoding preprotein translocase subunit SecE — MMAEDTKKRTGQAEDSLPERKNNPALKSADWFKLLIAISLVVCGMWLFYNMPQLSVYIRLLFPFAGVVLALLIVFYWCDFGKRLVIYIRESVTEFKKVVWPPRKDATKMTIFVIIFVAVLSLFIYAVDSLISWLFFDLLLKRG, encoded by the coding sequence ATGATGGCGGAAGATACAAAAAAACGCACTGGTCAAGCAGAAGATAGTTTACCTGAGCGTAAAAATAACCCTGCTTTAAAAAGTGCAGATTGGTTCAAGCTGCTCATTGCAATATCGTTGGTTGTTTGTGGAATGTGGCTTTTTTATAATATGCCACAACTCTCTGTTTATATAAGATTGTTATTTCCATTTGCCGGTGTAGTCTTGGCATTATTGATAGTGTTTTATTGGTGTGATTTTGGTAAGCGACTTGTTATTTATATTCGTGAGTCTGTAACAGAGTTTAAGAAAGTTGTTTGGCCGCCAAGAAAAGATGCTACCAAAATGACTATTTTTGTTATTATCTTTGTGGCTGTGTTGTCTCTATTTATTTATGCGGTAGATAGTTTGATTTCATGGTTGTTTTTTGATTTATTATTGAAGAGGGGATAA